A region from the Zonotrichia leucophrys gambelii isolate GWCS_2022_RI chromosome 21, RI_Zleu_2.0, whole genome shotgun sequence genome encodes:
- the HES5 gene encoding transcription factor HES-5, whose translation MAPSNALMIHMEEKLLPKEKNKLRKPVVEKMRRDRINSSIEQLKLLLEKEFQRHQPNSKLEKADILEVAVSYLKQQSQLQDQKGFMHKSPEQDFNSGYLRCLKEAMHFLSYYEPKKETQVQLIKHFCKAQLAADASHPAALRGSPLSPCVPPRKQPAQKSLPAAPTIWRPW comes from the exons ATGGCTCCCAGCAATGCTCTCATGATCCACatggaggagaagctgctgccaaaggaaaagaataaa CTGAGGAAGCCGGTGGTGGAGAAGATGCGCCGGGACCGCATCAACAGCAGCATCGAGCAGctgaagctgctcctggagaaggaGTTCCAGAGGCACCAGCCCAACTCCAAGCTGGAAAAAGCCGACATCCTGGAAGTGGCTGTCAGCTACctgaagcagcagagccagctgcaggACCAAAAAG gTTTCATGCAcaagagcccagagcaggactTTAACAGCGGCTACCTGCGGTGCCTCAAGGAGGCCATGCACTTTCTGTCCTACTACGAGCCCAAGAAGGAGACCCAGGTGCAGCTGATCAAGCACTTCTGCAAggcccagctggctgcagatgcctcccaccctgcagctctgcGTGGCTCCCCCCTGTctccctgtgtgccccccaGAAAACAGCCTGCCCAGAAgagcctgcctgctgctcccaccatCTGGAGACCCTGGTAG
- the LOC135456655 gene encoding transcription factor HES-5-like, translated as MAPSAVFLEPDNMLTPKEKNKLRKPVVEKMRRDRINSSIEQLKLLLEKEFQRHQPNSKLEKADILEMTVSYLKQQSQLQMKTAGPFHKSSQFDFREGYSRCLQEAFYFLSLHKVRTETQTKLLSHFQKSQAAAPEVSFCPGNASALKQVSPKDSSPLWRPW; from the exons ATGGCTCCCAGCGCTGTTTTCCTGGAGCCAGACAACATGCTGACgccaaaggagaaaaataaa CTGAGGAAGCCGGTGGTGGAGAAGATGCGCCGGGACCGCATCAACAGCAGCATCGAGCAGctgaagctgctcctggagaaggaGTTCCAGAGGCACCAGCCCAACTCCAAGCTGGAGAAAGCCGACATCCTGGAGATGACTGTCAGCTACctgaagcagcagagccagctgcagaTGAAGA ctgcaggaccctTCCACAAAAGCTCCCAGTTTGACTTCAGAGAGGGCTACTCCAGGTGTTTGCAAGAAGCTTTCTACTTCCTCTCTCTGCACAAAGTCCGAACTGAAACTCAGACCAAACTTTTAAGCCACTTCCAGAAgagccaggcagctgctccagaggtCTCCTTCTGCCCTGGGAATGCCAGTGCCCTGAAACAAGTGTCTCCAAAGGACAGCAGCCCTCTCTGGAGGCCCTGGTAG